A genomic window from Streptomyces sp. WMMC940 includes:
- a CDS encoding spherulation-specific family 4 protein → MTLLVPLYVHPAEDPEAWRLVTAAGDRVHGVVLNPADGPGSAPDPAFVSAARALREAGTRVLGYVDLDYGVRPDTAVTGDLDRHREWYDTDGCFFDQVPADRSALPGCRRLVRAARQRGCRTVVLNHGVHPAPGYARIADLLVTFEGPWPVYLSTFSRPRWTARHPPERFCHLVYEVPTALADVAARAAGERGAAVYCAVADSLPNPWGAPPPALYREAP, encoded by the coding sequence ATGACGCTGCTGGTCCCGCTCTATGTGCATCCCGCGGAGGACCCGGAAGCCTGGCGGCTGGTCACGGCCGCCGGGGACCGGGTCCACGGGGTGGTGCTGAACCCGGCCGACGGCCCCGGCTCGGCGCCCGATCCCGCGTTCGTCTCCGCCGCCCGCGCCCTGCGGGAGGCGGGCACGCGCGTCCTGGGCTATGTCGACCTGGACTACGGGGTGCGCCCGGACACGGCGGTGACCGGTGACCTGGACCGCCATCGCGAGTGGTACGACACGGACGGTTGCTTCTTCGACCAGGTGCCCGCGGACCGGTCAGCCCTGCCCGGGTGCCGCCGTCTCGTCCGCGCGGCACGGCAGCGGGGCTGTCGCACGGTCGTCCTCAACCACGGGGTGCACCCGGCGCCGGGCTACGCCCGGATCGCCGATCTGCTGGTGACGTTCGAGGGCCCCTGGCCGGTCTATCTCTCCACCTTCTCCCGGCCCCGCTGGACGGCCCGGCATCCGCCGGAGCGGTTCTGCCACCTGGTGTACGAGGTGCCCACGGCACTGGCGGACGTCGCGGCCCGGGCGGCCGGCGAGCGCGGGGCCGCGGTGTACTGCGCGGTCGCCGACTCGCTGCCCAATCCCTGGGGCGCACCGCCCCCCGCCCTGTACCGGGAGGCTCCTTGA
- a CDS encoding NAD-dependent epimerase/dehydratase family protein: MHILVLGHTGYLGRHVAAQLSALGGVRLFGGGRSPDADLRVDLATVDTGRLAEKLADLSPDAVVNCAGSLGADPVTDAEVNARGPAVLCAALRKAAPTARLVHLGSAAEYGAGEPGVPVTEEAPTRPVGSYGATKLAGTVAVASSGLDAVVLRVGNPVGPGAAPMSLPGGTALRLRRAGGDHDAVVRFGDLSAHRDFVDARDLARAVVLAATASGPLPRILNIGGGRAVPIRELVQGLVAVAGFRGRVDEAGIGSARSAGVAWQCSDITAARDALGWEPRFTLTDSLTSLWASLGADGEADPVA; this comes from the coding sequence ATGCACATCCTCGTCCTGGGCCACACCGGGTACCTGGGCCGCCATGTCGCCGCACAGCTCAGCGCGCTGGGGGGCGTGCGGCTCTTCGGCGGCGGCCGGTCCCCGGACGCCGACCTCCGCGTCGACCTCGCCACGGTCGACACGGGGCGGCTGGCCGAGAAGCTCGCGGACCTCTCCCCCGACGCGGTGGTCAACTGCGCCGGGTCGCTCGGCGCCGACCCGGTGACCGACGCCGAGGTCAACGCGCGCGGCCCGGCCGTGCTGTGCGCGGCACTCCGCAAGGCCGCGCCGACCGCCCGGCTGGTACACCTCGGTTCGGCGGCCGAGTACGGGGCGGGTGAGCCCGGTGTACCGGTCACGGAGGAGGCACCGACGCGGCCGGTGGGCTCGTACGGCGCCACCAAACTGGCCGGGACGGTGGCCGTCGCCTCGTCGGGCCTCGACGCCGTCGTACTGCGCGTGGGCAACCCGGTCGGTCCGGGCGCCGCGCCGATGAGCCTGCCGGGCGGCACCGCCCTGCGGCTGCGCCGGGCGGGCGGGGACCATGACGCGGTCGTGCGGTTCGGTGATCTGTCCGCCCACCGCGACTTCGTCGACGCGCGGGACCTGGCCCGGGCGGTCGTGCTGGCGGCGACCGCCTCCGGGCCGCTCCCGCGCATCCTCAACATCGGCGGCGGCCGGGCCGTTCCGATCCGGGAGCTGGTGCAGGGGCTGGTGGCCGTCGCCGGGTTCCGGGGCCGCGTCGACGAGGCCGGCATCGGATCGGCGCGCTCCGCCGGCGTGGCCTGGCAGTGCTCGGACATCACGGCGGCACGGGATGCCCTCGGCTGGGAGCCGCGGTTCACCCTGACCGATTCCCTCACCTCGCTGTGGGCGTCGCTCGGCGCCGACGGGGAAGCGGACCCGGTGGCATGA
- a CDS encoding nucleotidyltransferase family protein has protein sequence MHAVILAGGKGIRLRPYTTALPKPLVPIGDRHAILEIVLRQLAASGFTSCTIAVGHLGHIIRAYVGSGSRWGLSIDYATEENPLGTMGPLLTMRDRLPESFLVMNGDILTDLDFADVLGRHRASGSALTIATYARKVHIDFGVLTTDAGKVVGFAEKPSMDYRVSMGVYGLSRDTLDGYTAGLPLGFDELVLDLLKAGNPPQAYEFEGYWLDIGRPDDYDRANAEFTTHQSLLLKGA, from the coding sequence GTGCACGCAGTGATTCTCGCCGGAGGCAAGGGCATCCGGCTGCGCCCGTACACCACCGCGCTGCCCAAGCCGCTCGTCCCGATCGGCGACCGGCACGCGATCCTGGAGATCGTGCTGCGTCAGCTGGCGGCGAGCGGCTTCACGAGCTGCACCATCGCGGTCGGCCATCTCGGCCACATCATCCGCGCCTACGTCGGCAGCGGTTCACGATGGGGGCTGAGCATCGACTACGCGACCGAGGAGAACCCGCTGGGCACCATGGGCCCGCTGCTGACGATGCGCGACCGGCTGCCCGAGTCGTTCCTCGTCATGAACGGGGACATCCTCACCGACCTCGACTTCGCCGACGTCCTGGGCCGGCACCGCGCGAGCGGGTCGGCGCTGACCATCGCCACGTACGCCCGCAAGGTGCACATCGACTTCGGCGTGCTCACCACGGACGCAGGGAAGGTGGTCGGCTTCGCCGAGAAGCCGTCCATGGACTACCGCGTCTCGATGGGCGTGTACGGGCTCTCCCGGGACACGCTCGACGGATACACCGCCGGGCTGCCGCTCGGCTTCGACGAACTCGTCCTGGACCTGCTGAAGGCCGGGAACCCGCCGCAGGCCTACGAGTTCGAAGGCTACTGGCTCGACATCGGCCGGCCGGACGACTACGACCGGGCCAACGCCGAGTTCACCACCCATCAGTCACTGCTGCTCAAGGGAGCCTGA
- a CDS encoding GDP-mannose 4,6-dehydratase yields the protein MTSAPLAAVTGAEGFIGSHLTEALVASGHRVRAMAQYNSFSSYGWLETLPQDVLDQVEIVLGDVRDPGSVRGLAEGAEAVYHLAALIAIPYSYRAPHSYVDTNVTGTLNVLEAVRTLGTPRLVHTSTSETYGTAQTVPITEDHPINTQSPYAASKAGGDRLADSYHASFGTPVVTLRPFNTFGPRQSMRAVIPTVIGQVAAGERTITLGDLRPTRDFTYVTDTAAAFLAVGTAPAEAVVGRTLNAGTGGEISVGDLVRLVGKVMDTDLDVREDEQRIRPANSEVMRLVADATRLREATGWAPALDLEQGLARTVEFFRDPANLSRYKTGIYNI from the coding sequence TTGACATCCGCACCGCTCGCCGCCGTCACCGGAGCCGAGGGCTTCATCGGCTCCCATCTGACCGAGGCCCTCGTCGCCTCGGGACACCGGGTCCGCGCGATGGCGCAGTACAACTCCTTCTCCTCCTACGGCTGGCTGGAGACACTGCCGCAGGACGTCCTCGACCAGGTCGAGATCGTGCTCGGTGACGTCCGCGACCCCGGCTCGGTCCGCGGGCTCGCCGAAGGGGCCGAGGCCGTCTACCACTTGGCGGCTCTGATCGCGATCCCCTACTCGTACCGCGCCCCCCACAGCTATGTGGACACCAATGTCACGGGCACGCTCAATGTGCTGGAGGCCGTGCGGACCCTTGGGACCCCGCGGCTGGTGCACACCTCCACCAGCGAGACGTACGGGACCGCGCAGACCGTGCCGATCACCGAGGACCATCCCATCAACACCCAGTCCCCGTACGCTGCTTCGAAGGCCGGCGGGGACCGGCTGGCCGACAGCTACCACGCCAGTTTCGGCACACCGGTGGTCACCCTGCGGCCCTTCAACACCTTCGGCCCCCGCCAGTCGATGCGGGCCGTCATCCCGACCGTCATCGGGCAGGTCGCCGCCGGGGAGCGGACGATCACCCTCGGCGACCTCCGGCCCACACGCGACTTCACCTACGTCACGGACACGGCCGCGGCGTTCCTGGCCGTGGGCACCGCACCGGCCGAGGCGGTCGTGGGACGCACCCTCAACGCCGGTACCGGCGGCGAGATCTCGGTCGGCGACCTGGTGCGGCTCGTCGGCAAGGTGATGGACACCGACCTCGACGTCCGGGAGGACGAACAACGCATCCGGCCCGCGAACTCCGAGGTGATGCGGCTGGTCGCGGACGCGACCCGACTGCGGGAGGCGACCGGGTGGGCTCCCGCCCTCGACCTGGAGCAGGGACTGGCACGGACGGTGGAGTTCTTCCGCGACCCCGCCAACCTCTCCCGCTACAAGACCGGCATCTACAACATCTGA
- the pelF gene encoding GT4 family glycosyltransferase PelF, with product MHVSPRAPRRDAARVTLLTEGTYPHSHGGVSVWCDQLVGGMPDIDFDVIAVTGTGRESVVWELPPHVAEPVTVPMWGPAPPGSPPRGRRERRLMAAYERFLTALVDPTAEEGFSPALYEMAHAARDGVLGPALRGDRALRVLTAVWNRRGLTVREARPSLHDAVTATALLEHALRPLAAPPPERGVAHAVSGGVAVLPGLAALELHGVPLLLTEHGVYLRERYLGYRTAPYRWPVKALLLGFFRLLAEESYRRAALITPGNRYNRLWEEQGGADPRLIRTVYNGVDPSAFPPAGPEPQGPTLSWAGRVDPIKDLETLIRAFAEVRGALPAATLRLFGGTPRGGEAYRERCEALAASLGHGDAVTFEGRVDDIKDAYAAGNVVMLSSISEGFPFTLIEAMSCGRATVSTDVGGVREAVGDAGLVVPPRDPGAMAAAALELLADPPRRAAMGEAARLRVIEQFTLRQTIDTFRAIYLELSVRGVRLADPWGTPLSDEAPLGSVAG from the coding sequence ATGCACGTATCGCCTCGTGCGCCGCGCCGAGACGCGGCACGCGTCACCCTCCTCACCGAAGGCACCTACCCGCACAGTCACGGCGGGGTCAGCGTCTGGTGCGACCAGCTCGTCGGCGGCATGCCCGACATCGACTTCGACGTCATCGCGGTGACCGGCACCGGACGGGAATCCGTCGTATGGGAACTGCCCCCGCACGTGGCCGAGCCGGTCACGGTCCCCATGTGGGGCCCCGCACCCCCCGGTTCACCGCCGCGCGGCCGGCGTGAACGCCGGCTGATGGCGGCGTACGAGCGCTTCCTCACGGCGCTGGTGGACCCCACCGCCGAGGAGGGGTTCTCCCCCGCCCTGTACGAAATGGCCCACGCCGCCCGGGACGGGGTGCTCGGTCCCGCGCTGCGCGGGGACCGGGCACTGCGCGTCCTGACCGCGGTGTGGAACCGCCGGGGCCTGACCGTCCGGGAGGCGCGGCCCAGCCTCCACGACGCGGTCACCGCGACCGCGCTGCTGGAGCACGCCCTGCGGCCGCTCGCGGCGCCGCCGCCGGAGCGCGGAGTGGCGCACGCGGTCAGCGGCGGCGTGGCGGTGCTGCCGGGGCTGGCCGCCCTCGAACTCCACGGCGTCCCCCTGCTGCTCACCGAGCACGGGGTCTATCTGCGCGAACGCTATCTCGGCTACCGGACCGCTCCGTACCGCTGGCCGGTCAAGGCGTTGCTGCTCGGCTTCTTCCGGCTGCTGGCCGAGGAGAGTTACCGCCGCGCCGCCCTCATCACGCCCGGAAACCGCTACAACCGGCTGTGGGAGGAGCAGGGTGGCGCCGATCCCCGACTCATCCGCACCGTCTACAACGGGGTGGACCCGTCCGCCTTCCCGCCCGCCGGCCCCGAACCGCAGGGCCCGACGCTCAGCTGGGCGGGGCGCGTCGACCCCATCAAGGACCTGGAGACCCTGATCCGGGCGTTCGCCGAGGTCCGCGGGGCGCTTCCCGCCGCCACCCTGAGGCTGTTCGGCGGCACGCCCCGGGGCGGCGAGGCGTACCGCGAGCGGTGCGAGGCACTCGCGGCATCGCTCGGCCACGGCGACGCCGTCACCTTCGAGGGCCGGGTCGACGACATCAAGGACGCCTACGCCGCGGGCAACGTCGTGATGCTGTCCAGCATCAGCGAGGGATTCCCCTTCACCCTGATCGAGGCCATGTCGTGCGGCAGGGCCACCGTCTCCACCGACGTCGGCGGCGTCCGGGAGGCGGTCGGCGACGCCGGGCTGGTCGTCCCGCCCCGCGATCCCGGGGCCATGGCCGCGGCCGCGCTGGAGCTGCTGGCCGATCCCCCGCGCCGGGCGGCGATGGGCGAGGCCGCGAGACTGCGGGTGATCGAGCAGTTCACGCTCCGGCAGACCATCGACACCTTCCGCGCCATCTACCTGGAACTCTCCGTCCGGGGGGTGCGGCTGGCCGATCCCTGGGGCACGCCCCTCAGCGACGAGGCACCGCTGGGGAGCGTGGCCGGATGA
- a CDS encoding amino acid ABC transporter ATP-binding protein, producing MSSRALVELHHVDKHFGPLHVLRDINLTVDRGEVVVVIGPSGGGKSTLCRAINRLEAVDSGEIAIDGRPLPAEGRELARLRADVGMVFQSFNLFAHKTVLQNVTLGQIKVRGKDRRSAEERARTLLDRVGVGTQADKYPAQLSGGQQQRVAIARALAMDPKIMLFDEPTSALDPEMINEVLEVMRQLARDGMTMVVVTHEMGFARSAANRVVFMADGRIVEESTPEEFFTNPRTDRAKDFLSKILHH from the coding sequence ATGAGCAGTCGTGCGCTGGTCGAGCTGCACCACGTCGACAAGCACTTCGGCCCGCTGCACGTCCTGCGGGACATCAATCTGACCGTCGACCGCGGTGAGGTGGTCGTCGTCATCGGCCCCTCCGGCGGAGGCAAGTCCACGCTCTGCCGCGCCATCAACCGCCTGGAGGCCGTCGACTCCGGCGAGATCGCCATCGACGGCCGCCCCCTGCCCGCCGAGGGCAGGGAACTCGCCAGGCTTCGCGCCGACGTCGGCATGGTCTTCCAGTCCTTCAACCTCTTCGCGCACAAGACCGTCCTGCAGAACGTGACCCTCGGCCAGATCAAGGTCCGCGGGAAGGACCGAAGGAGTGCCGAGGAGCGGGCCCGCACCCTTCTGGACCGCGTGGGCGTGGGGACGCAGGCCGACAAGTACCCCGCCCAGCTCTCCGGCGGACAGCAGCAGCGGGTGGCGATCGCCAGAGCGCTCGCCATGGACCCGAAGATCATGCTGTTCGACGAGCCGACCTCGGCCCTGGACCCGGAAATGATCAACGAGGTGCTGGAGGTCATGCGGCAGCTCGCCAGGGACGGGATGACCATGGTGGTCGTCACCCATGAGATGGGGTTCGCCCGTTCGGCCGCCAACCGCGTGGTGTTCATGGCCGACGGCAGGATCGTGGAGGAGAGCACACCCGAAGAGTTCTTCACCAACCCCCGTACCGACCGAGCCAAGGACTTCCTCTCGAAGATCCTCCACCACTGA
- a CDS encoding glutamate ABC transporter substrate-binding protein, protein MMPRKLSAAAAAVLALALAATACGSDGGGGSDDGKKITVGIKFDQPGVGLKTPDGDYEGFDVDVARYVAGQLGYAPSDIVFKEAKSADRETLLQRGDVDFIAASYSINDERRKKVDFAGPYFLAHQDVLVRAGDASIAKPSDLNDKKLCSVTGSTSAQNVKTRIAPQAQLQEYGGYSECLTGLENKTIDALTTDDAILAGYAAQDQFKGKFRLGGFKLSDEFYGIGVKKGDTELKNKINAALQKMVQDGSWKKAVEANFGPAGYRSEPPPRIGVLAG, encoded by the coding sequence ATGATGCCTCGCAAGCTCTCCGCCGCGGCAGCCGCGGTGCTCGCGCTCGCACTCGCCGCCACGGCCTGCGGTTCGGACGGCGGCGGCGGTTCGGACGACGGGAAGAAGATCACCGTCGGAATCAAGTTCGACCAGCCCGGGGTCGGCCTGAAGACGCCGGACGGCGACTACGAGGGATTCGACGTCGACGTGGCCCGGTACGTGGCCGGGCAGCTCGGCTACGCCCCGTCCGACATCGTCTTCAAGGAGGCCAAGAGCGCCGACCGCGAGACGCTGCTCCAGCGCGGCGACGTCGACTTCATCGCGGCCTCGTACTCGATCAACGACGAGCGCCGCAAGAAGGTCGACTTCGCCGGGCCGTACTTCCTGGCGCACCAGGACGTGCTCGTCCGGGCCGGCGACGCCTCCATCGCCAAGCCGTCCGACCTGAACGACAAGAAGCTCTGCTCGGTCACCGGCTCCACCTCGGCGCAGAACGTCAAGACGAGGATCGCGCCACAGGCCCAGTTGCAGGAGTACGGCGGCTACTCCGAATGCCTGACTGGCCTGGAGAACAAGACCATCGACGCGCTGACGACCGACGACGCGATCCTCGCCGGTTATGCCGCGCAGGACCAGTTCAAGGGCAAGTTCCGGCTGGGCGGTTTCAAGCTGAGCGACGAGTTCTACGGGATCGGGGTGAAGAAGGGCGACACCGAACTCAAGAACAAGATCAATGCTGCGCTGCAGAAGATGGTCCAGGACGGCTCCTGGAAGAAGGCGGTGGAGGCCAACTTCGGACCGGCCGGCTATCGGAGCGAACCCCCGCCGCGGATCGGTGTCCTCGCCGGCTGA
- a CDS encoding amino acid ABC transporter permease has translation MFDFLQGYDVLGAFWATIRLTLWSAIGSLVWGTVLAAMRVSPVPVMRGFGTGYVNVLRNIPLTVIIVFTSLGLFQTLGVSLGADTFDVINFRLAVLGLIAYTSAFVCEALRSGINTVPVGQAEAARALGLSFVQVLTLVVLPQAFRSVVGPLANVLIALTKNTTVAAAIGVPEAALLMREMIENEAQLILISAVFAAGFIVLTLPTGLFLGWVGKKVAVRR, from the coding sequence GTGTTCGACTTCCTGCAGGGGTACGACGTGCTGGGGGCGTTCTGGGCGACCATCCGGCTCACCCTCTGGTCCGCGATCGGATCCCTGGTCTGGGGCACCGTGCTGGCCGCGATGCGGGTCAGCCCGGTGCCCGTGATGCGCGGCTTCGGCACCGGGTACGTCAACGTGCTCCGGAACATCCCGCTCACCGTGATCATCGTCTTCACGTCACTCGGGCTGTTCCAGACCCTGGGCGTCAGTCTCGGCGCCGACACCTTCGATGTGATCAACTTCCGGCTCGCCGTGCTCGGGCTGATCGCCTACACGTCGGCATTCGTCTGCGAGGCACTGCGGTCCGGCATCAACACCGTGCCCGTGGGCCAGGCGGAGGCGGCGCGTGCCCTCGGACTGAGCTTCGTCCAGGTGCTCACGCTCGTCGTCCTTCCCCAGGCCTTCCGCTCGGTCGTCGGCCCGCTCGCGAACGTGCTGATCGCCCTGACCAAGAACACCACCGTGGCCGCGGCCATCGGCGTCCCCGAGGCCGCGCTGCTGATGCGGGAGATGATCGAGAACGAGGCGCAGCTCATCCTCATCTCGGCCGTCTTCGCGGCGGGCTTCATCGTCCTCACCCTCCCCACCGGCCTGTTCCTCGGCTGGGTCGGCAAGAAGGTGGCGGTGAGGCGATGA
- a CDS encoding amino acid ABC transporter permease, giving the protein MSSVLYDVPGPRARRRNMLYTLGFLVVLAALAWWVLAGLAGKGQLEWSKWAPFFTDSRVWRTYLLPGLENTLVAAALSLAIALPLGAVLGIARLSDHWWVRGSAGAVVEFFRAIPVLILMLFANAAYAAFSDISPDTRPLYAVVTGLVLYNSSVLAEVVRAGILALPLGQSDAARAIGMRKGQTMRYVLLPQSVTAMLPAIVSQMVVIVKDTALGGAMLGFADLLASVRPMSANYGANTIAAFTVVAVIFIVLNFALTSFAARLESRLRRGRRSTGAVVAADAVEELATPGEHVGRKPEPPERP; this is encoded by the coding sequence ATGAGCTCCGTCCTGTACGACGTCCCAGGGCCCCGGGCCAGGCGGCGCAACATGCTGTACACGCTGGGTTTCCTGGTCGTCCTCGCGGCCCTGGCGTGGTGGGTCCTCGCGGGCCTCGCCGGCAAGGGCCAGCTGGAGTGGTCCAAATGGGCGCCGTTCTTCACCGACTCCCGGGTGTGGAGGACCTATCTCCTGCCGGGGCTCGAGAACACCCTCGTCGCCGCGGCGCTCTCACTGGCGATCGCGCTGCCGCTCGGCGCGGTCCTCGGCATCGCCCGGCTGTCGGACCACTGGTGGGTGCGCGGCTCGGCGGGCGCGGTGGTGGAGTTCTTCCGCGCCATCCCCGTGCTGATCCTGATGCTGTTCGCCAACGCGGCCTACGCCGCGTTCTCCGACATCAGCCCCGACACCCGGCCCCTGTACGCCGTGGTGACCGGTCTGGTGCTCTACAACTCCTCCGTGCTCGCCGAGGTCGTCCGGGCCGGGATCCTGGCACTGCCCCTGGGCCAGTCGGACGCGGCCAGGGCGATCGGCATGCGCAAGGGCCAGACGATGCGTTACGTGCTGCTGCCGCAGTCGGTGACGGCCATGCTCCCGGCGATCGTCAGCCAGATGGTGGTGATCGTGAAGGACACCGCCCTGGGCGGCGCGATGCTCGGCTTCGCCGACCTCCTGGCGTCGGTACGGCCGATGAGCGCCAACTACGGCGCCAACACCATCGCCGCCTTCACCGTCGTCGCCGTGATCTTCATCGTGCTGAACTTCGCGCTCACCTCGTTCGCGGCCCGGCTGGAGAGCCGGCTCCGGCGCGGCAGGAGGTCCACCGGCGCGGTGGTGGCCGCGGACGCGGTGGAGGAGCTGGCGACGCCGGGCGAGCACGTCGGACGCAAGCCGGAGCCGCCGGAGCGGCCCTGA
- a CDS encoding DUF6056 family protein, translating into MAVGASHMTVPREPGDSSGQHGRGRGGRLRLPSPVTAGASLLAALPLALLATAAWLGRHVRPSADEWCFLPVVRDQGIGGMIGKFYVTDNGRVGNGLLVGLYARFPVAGHQWYAAVSALFVLAVLWALVVLLLRRARRSVPRGVAPLVAAMATAVFLLATPNTYKTLYWPAGSVSHTVAPALACAAVLPALAAGTRRRRAVALAVAATAGVFTGTLSEETSVVALVVLGGLLLFGRRLVTDRVWPFLRTWALTAATGIAVGTAVLMTSPGSLRRRERFGAETTSILAPDSLLASARGFARITETVLTTWEYGGVLAAGVLLGLLVRPARAGTGPAVLRPCRPLPLACAGVLAVLVSGYLCTVVTYPVFGPRVVTAARTWNDYLLLYVLVLAGVGALLGRALRGRGARPWTVVTAAAAAAALYAASVVGMALPLHHLGGDMRVRAGQWDRQDTALRAAAARGAEVAPYTPTPVAGMLEPFRNGGRIAWPARCVAEYYGLERVTRSTRVP; encoded by the coding sequence ATGGCCGTCGGCGCATCTCATATGACCGTTCCGCGTGAACCGGGTGACTCCTCAGGGCAGCACGGCCGGGGGAGAGGCGGCCGCCTGCGGCTCCCCTCCCCCGTCACCGCCGGTGCCTCGCTCCTCGCCGCGCTGCCGCTCGCGCTGCTGGCGACGGCCGCCTGGCTCGGCCGCCATGTGCGTCCCAGCGCCGACGAATGGTGCTTCCTGCCCGTGGTGCGCGACCAGGGCATCGGCGGGATGATCGGGAAGTTCTACGTCACCGACAACGGCCGCGTCGGCAACGGCCTCCTCGTCGGGCTGTACGCCCGGTTCCCCGTGGCGGGCCACCAGTGGTACGCGGCAGTGAGCGCGCTGTTCGTCCTGGCCGTGCTGTGGGCCCTCGTCGTCCTGCTGCTGCGCCGCGCACGCCGGTCGGTGCCGCGCGGAGTCGCGCCGCTCGTCGCCGCGATGGCCACCGCGGTCTTCCTCCTCGCGACCCCCAACACCTACAAGACCCTCTACTGGCCGGCGGGGTCCGTCTCGCACACCGTGGCCCCCGCGCTGGCCTGCGCCGCCGTCCTCCCGGCGCTGGCCGCCGGGACACGGCGCCGCCGTGCCGTCGCCCTGGCCGTCGCGGCCACCGCCGGGGTCTTCACGGGCACCCTCTCCGAGGAGACCTCGGTCGTGGCGCTGGTGGTCCTCGGGGGACTGCTGCTGTTCGGCCGCCGGCTCGTCACCGACCGGGTGTGGCCCTTCCTGCGGACGTGGGCGCTGACCGCCGCGACGGGAATCGCGGTCGGCACCGCCGTGCTGATGACCTCGCCGGGCTCCCTCCGCAGGCGCGAACGCTTCGGCGCCGAGACCACCTCGATCCTGGCGCCGGACTCCCTGCTCGCCTCGGCCCGCGGCTTCGCCCGGATCACGGAGACCGTCCTGACGACCTGGGAGTACGGGGGAGTCCTCGCCGCCGGAGTCCTGCTCGGCCTGCTCGTCCGTCCCGCCCGCGCCGGGACCGGTCCGGCCGTGCTGCGCCCGTGCCGCCCGCTGCCGCTCGCCTGCGCGGGCGTGCTCGCCGTCCTGGTCTCCGGCTATCTCTGCACCGTCGTCACCTATCCGGTCTTCGGCCCGCGCGTCGTGACCGCCGCCCGTACCTGGAACGACTACCTGCTCCTGTACGTCCTGGTGCTCGCCGGCGTGGGCGCCCTGCTGGGCCGGGCGCTGCGGGGGCGCGGCGCCCGGCCGTGGACGGTGGTGACGGCCGCGGCGGCCGCGGCGGCGCTCTACGCCGCGTCCGTCGTGGGGATGGCCCTGCCGCTGCACCATCTGGGCGGGGACATGCGGGTACGGGCCGGGCAGTGGGACCGTCAGGACACGGCGCTGCGCGCGGCGGCGGCGCGCGGGGCGGAGGTCGCGCCGTACACCCCGACCCCGGTCGCCGGGATGCTCGAACCGTTCCGCAACGGGGGCCGCATCGCCTGGCCCGCCCGGTGTGTCGCCGAGTACTACGGGCTGGAGCGGGTCACTCGCTCGACGCGGGTTCCGTGA
- a CDS encoding GtrA family protein → MNTAVLRQFAVFAVIGVVNTGVYYGVYALLLLWLSYLVAHALAYGVGVTGSFLLNSYVTLRTRPTWRGFVRYPLSGAAGLVGSGVLLHLAVSRLGMDEHLAAVAAGVLVTPLSFLVARWAITSGARRTVTEPASSE, encoded by the coding sequence GTGAACACCGCCGTCCTGCGGCAGTTCGCCGTCTTCGCCGTGATCGGGGTGGTCAACACCGGGGTGTACTACGGGGTGTACGCCCTGCTCCTGCTGTGGCTGTCGTACCTGGTCGCGCACGCCCTGGCGTACGGGGTGGGCGTCACGGGCTCGTTCCTGCTCAACTCGTACGTCACCCTCCGCACCCGGCCGACGTGGCGCGGCTTCGTGCGCTATCCGCTGTCGGGGGCGGCCGGTCTCGTGGGAAGCGGAGTGCTGCTCCATCTGGCCGTCAGCCGGCTGGGCATGGACGAGCATCTCGCGGCGGTCGCCGCCGGGGTTCTCGTCACCCCGCTGTCGTTCCTGGTCGCACGCTGGGCGATCACGTCGGGTGCCCGGCGGACCGTCACGGAACCCGCGTCGAGCGAGTGA